From a single Dysidea avara chromosome 14, odDysAvar1.4, whole genome shotgun sequence genomic region:
- the LOC136244107 gene encoding uncharacterized protein — translation MQAVTHACILFSRLEVANRLATRHVGKPVDEVARMLFVSDRTVHRYAERFLVTGHVHPFERHNGCYCKLSDDDQLLVLELISCHPGMYLRELQAELQRVRGIVVDVSTICRTIRKLGLSRQRITHIALQQSEVKRVEYVAEMSAFDPSTIVWIDETGCDRRSTLRYFGYGIRGLPPQDYQLQLRGMEGIQDVYITEGTVNGDVFLDFIYTQLLPILRPFDERSVNSMLVMDNASIHHADDVVDAICSIGALVRFLPPYSPDYNPIECVFGEVKQ, via the coding sequence ATGCAAGCAGTTACTCATGCCTGTATCCTATTCAGTAGACTTGAGGTGGCAAATCGTTTGGCAACACGTCATGTTGGCAAGCCTGTTGATGAAGTAGCGCGTATGCTATTTGTCAGCGATAGAACTGTCCATCGGTATGCTGAGAGATTTCTTGTAACAGGGCATGTCCATCCATTTGAAAGGCATAATGGTTGTTATTGCAAGTTAAGTGATGATGATCAGCTATTAGTACTTGAGCTGATTTCGTGCCATCCTGGGATGTACCTGAGGGAGCTACAGGCAGAGTTGCAGAGAGTGCGTGGAATTGTAGTGGATGTATCAACTATATGTCGTACAATTAGAAAGCTGGGTTTGAGTCGTCAACGGATTACTCACATTGCATTGCAGCAATCAGAAGTGAAACGTGTTGAATACGTGGCTGAGATGTCAGCATTTGACCCTTCAACAATAGTATGGATTGATGAAACTGGGTGTGACAGGAGAAGTACACTTCGTTACTTTGGATATGGGATTAGAGGACTACCACCACAAGACTACCAGCTGCAGCTGAGAGGTATGGAAGGTATTCAGGACGTGTACATTACAGAGGGAACAGTAAATGGTGATGTTTTTCTGGATTTCATATATACGCAATTGCTGCCTATCCTTAGACCTTTTGATGAAAGAAGCGTAAATTCCATGTTGGTGATGGATAATGCATCAATTCATCATGCCGATGATGTTGTTGATGCCATTTGTAGCATTGGAGCTTTGGTTAGATTTCTCCCACCATACTCACCAGACTATAACCCCATAGAATGTGTCTTTGGTGAGGTGAAACAGTAA